DNA from Chloroflexota bacterium:
AGTCAATTCGGCTCGACGCCTGAGGAAATCTTTGTCTGCTACGAACAGGTAAAGAACATCGTCGGTGCCAATGAAATGAAGAACATACCTCTGGGTGCTATTGGTATCTACAGCTACTCTGATAAAATCAAGGTAGGCTTACAGCAGTTGATGGCCGGTGCCAGGTGCTTCAGCGTGCCCGCAATCAGCCGCAATGATCTGATGTCCTTGACTGAAGATTGTGCCAAGGTCACCGGCATACCCTATCTCATGGATGCCTACAGAAAAGAAGCAGTCAAGATCCTCACCAGCTAAATGTTGCGTTTCGGTCAAATGAACAGGCTCCGACAACCTCGGAGCCTGTTTTTTTATCCCCAATAAATCATGCGTTCACGCGGAGTGCCACCAAACCAAACCTTGAATTTTACGTTCGCCAGCCTGTCCCTCCACCAAGGGAGAGGTGAGCAATTCTAATCTAAGAGGTGGTACAATTGCGGTGGCAGGTCACAATTCGAAGGCGCTTCAGGCAAGCTCGTTGTATACCCCAAACTCAGGGCGTCCATCCAGCAGAGAGGCGATAGCCTTGGAAAACTCCTTGAAGTGCTCTGTCGAGCCATGGAGCTTTAAAGCTTCCCCGCTCTCATATTTCTCATACACAAAGAACTCATTCGGGGCATCCACTTTGCGGTGAACGACATAGCTTATAGTGCCCGGGTCCTGAAGGACTTTGGGTGCAAGCTTCCGGAATTCCTGCTCGAGTTCATCTCCTTTGCCTTCTACTGCCTTTAGTTTCGCAGCCACAACTATCATGCTAATTAACCTCCTTGAACGACGTTTCTCCCCAATTCCCTGCCTCAAATAGATTAATCTCGTTACTTGGCTTGTAGCTTAAAGAGCCTCTAAATTATGGTACAGATTAGTGTTGAATGCAATACTCCCTACTTCAACAATGCCCAATAAATCATTTATTCAGCCGGGCTGCAAAGAGGTCAAGAGCGGGAATCATACACCAGGGAGCGCATCCCACACCATTGAAGTACTAACAATTTTC
Protein-coding regions in this window:
- a CDS encoding antibiotic biosynthesis monooxygenase is translated as MIVVAAKLKAVEGKGDELEQEFRKLAPKVLQDPGTISYVVHRKVDAPNEFFVYEKYESGEALKLHGSTEHFKEFSKAIASLLDGRPEFGVYNELA